One genomic region from Pseudomonas hormoni encodes:
- a CDS encoding site-specific integrase, translated as MLKIELKSISYVSTALEVKVEHYSLIANYKQKYVLLSVPNLYLYERTRSSLQTSRRYATIISMFYRYIETQKKYKDVDPGDYHAVVTNQDIRRWQVSRQVARVKANSFSPTSETIFRDAKILQMFFAWLSKSGFTTNVRIDLEDWVANFKSNTMLNYVKKAAGTRVSSDPILVLDREASQKRPHELIFNQEIKTLLSVFPDKVYSVIFLFALATAMRPMELCKFPLYGVGKNKHILNYSSMPQGPTKFTYNVFGKGNKYRDIVIPAYALKDLEDNYIKTEYPARKKKYKDRYGKPSPPSILFLNSEGEPVTEKMISNACGYACKLAHKKDPEFRINNNFYQSRHWWPTMMMIQHRGALLLSPAADVLDAAFAQVLTNQLGHSSITTTYKHYLDLARVLIMAKDGRVNDIITEDFNIHAQIAEYG; from the coding sequence ATGCTTAAAATTGAACTCAAAAGCATCTCCTACGTATCAACTGCACTAGAGGTGAAAGTAGAACACTATTCGCTCATTGCTAACTACAAACAGAAGTATGTGTTGCTTTCGGTACCCAACCTTTATCTCTACGAGCGGACTCGCTCGTCGCTGCAAACGTCTAGAAGGTACGCGACAATCATTTCGATGTTCTACCGTTACATTGAAACTCAAAAAAAATATAAAGATGTCGATCCAGGCGATTATCACGCGGTTGTAACGAACCAAGACATTCGGAGATGGCAGGTCTCACGACAGGTGGCCAGGGTAAAAGCTAATTCGTTCAGCCCTACGTCGGAAACGATTTTCCGTGATGCCAAAATTCTACAAATGTTCTTCGCGTGGCTTTCAAAATCCGGGTTCACCACTAACGTCAGGATTGATTTAGAGGACTGGGTAGCCAATTTCAAAAGCAACACGATGCTCAATTATGTCAAAAAAGCGGCTGGAACAAGAGTCAGCTCTGACCCTATTTTGGTATTAGACCGGGAAGCGAGCCAGAAAAGGCCTCACGAGTTGATCTTCAATCAGGAGATAAAGACCCTTCTCAGCGTTTTTCCAGACAAGGTTTACTCCGTGATTTTTCTCTTCGCGCTGGCGACGGCTATGCGTCCGATGGAGCTATGCAAATTCCCACTGTACGGCGTAGGAAAGAACAAGCACATTCTCAACTACTCCTCAATGCCACAGGGTCCGACGAAGTTCACCTATAACGTGTTCGGAAAAGGCAACAAGTACCGCGATATCGTGATCCCTGCGTACGCACTGAAGGATCTCGAAGATAACTACATAAAGACCGAATACCCTGCTCGAAAAAAGAAATACAAAGATAGATATGGAAAGCCCAGCCCTCCTTCGATTTTATTTTTAAACTCGGAAGGCGAGCCGGTAACGGAAAAAATGATTTCAAACGCTTGCGGATATGCCTGCAAGTTGGCCCATAAAAAAGACCCAGAATTCCGAATCAACAACAATTTCTATCAGTCTCGTCACTGGTGGCCGACGATGATGATGATCCAGCACCGGGGGGCCCTGCTGCTATCGCCCGCAGCAGATGTTCTTGATGCGGCATTTGCGCAGGTCCTCACGAACCAGCTCGGCCATTCAAGCATTACCACAACCTACAAGCATTACTTGGACCTGGCGCGCGTGCTCATCATGGCGAAGGACGGGCGCGTGAATGACATTATTACCGAGGATTTCAACATTCACGCTCAGATTGCCGAGTATGGATGA
- the grxC gene encoding glutaredoxin 3 yields the protein MKTVTLYTTETCPYCRNAKSLLASRGVRMKEINIHTQEGKRDEMVSRSGRRTVPQIFIEDIYIGGFDDLAKLDRKGGLMSLLS from the coding sequence ATGAAAACTGTGACTCTGTACACCACGGAAACCTGCCCGTACTGCCGCAATGCGAAATCCTTGCTGGCCAGTCGGGGGGTTAGGATGAAAGAGATCAACATCCACACCCAAGAGGGTAAGCGGGATGAAATGGTCAGCCGTAGTGGACGCCGCACGGTGCCTCAGATCTTTATTGAGGACATTTACATCGGCGGCTTCGACGACCTGGCCAAGCTAGATCGTAAAGGCGGGTTGATGTCGCTGTTATCCTGA
- a CDS encoding TatD family hydrolase has translation MLVDSHCHLDRLDLAAHAGSLDAALDAARQRGVGHFLCIGVSVDNAADVKALAERYDDVDCSVGVHPLDVQPGAAPALDWLLQELNHPRVVAIGETGLDYHYEPEAAELQQESFRLHLQAAQQTGKPVIIHTRGARADTLNLLREAALPQAGVLHCFTEDWDMAKAALDMGYYISLSGIVTFRNADALRDVASRVPADRLLVETDSPYLAPIPYRGKPNLPQYVREVAEFLAMLRGESYERFAGQTTENFKRLFPLAHVKG, from the coding sequence ATGCTCGTAGATTCCCATTGTCACCTTGATCGCCTCGACCTCGCCGCCCACGCCGGCTCTCTGGATGCCGCACTCGATGCGGCCCGGCAGCGCGGGGTAGGGCACTTTCTGTGTATCGGCGTCAGCGTCGACAACGCCGCCGACGTCAAAGCCCTGGCCGAGCGTTACGACGATGTCGACTGTTCCGTCGGCGTGCATCCGCTGGACGTTCAGCCGGGCGCTGCCCCAGCGCTGGACTGGCTGTTGCAGGAGCTCAACCATCCGCGTGTGGTTGCGATCGGTGAAACCGGCCTGGATTATCACTACGAACCTGAAGCGGCTGAGCTGCAGCAGGAATCGTTTCGCCTGCACCTGCAAGCCGCGCAGCAAACCGGCAAGCCAGTGATCATTCACACCCGTGGCGCCCGGGCCGACACCTTGAACCTGTTGCGTGAAGCCGCGCTGCCCCAGGCTGGCGTCCTGCACTGCTTCACTGAAGATTGGGACATGGCCAAAGCGGCACTGGACATGGGTTATTACATCTCCTTGTCCGGCATCGTCACTTTCCGCAATGCCGATGCGCTGCGTGACGTGGCCAGCAGGGTGCCCGCTGATCGCTTGCTGGTGGAAACCGACTCGCCGTACCTGGCGCCGATCCCCTATCGCGGCAAGCCGAACCTGCCGCAGTATGTGCGGGAAGTGGCAGAGTTTCTGGCGATGTTGCGCGGTGAGTCCTACGAGCGATTTGCCGGGCAGACGACGGAAAACTTCAAGCGGCTGTTCCCGCTGGCGCATGTGAAAGGCTAA
- a CDS encoding carboxymuconolactone decarboxylase family protein, producing the protein MSRIVPVNLEQATEATRPMLEGIQKKIGFLPNVFRVLAHAPSVLASYMQSSVALSKTSLSDLEKESIFLATSQANGCDYCLAAHTLFAGKAGYKQNEILSAREGKLDAFARLAKQITESRGHLTNEQIAEARAAGINDAKIIEVIAHVSSQTLTNYLNNVALTDIDFPAIS; encoded by the coding sequence ATGTCTCGCATCGTCCCAGTTAACCTCGAACAAGCCACCGAAGCTACCCGTCCAATGCTGGAAGGCATCCAGAAGAAAATCGGCTTCCTGCCTAACGTATTCCGCGTACTAGCCCATGCTCCTTCTGTCCTTGCCTCCTACATGCAAAGCTCCGTTGCCCTGAGCAAAACGTCGCTCAGCGATCTGGAAAAGGAATCAATTTTCCTCGCTACTTCCCAAGCTAACGGTTGTGACTACTGCCTCGCTGCCCACACTTTGTTCGCAGGTAAAGCCGGTTACAAACAAAATGAAATTCTTAGCGCTCGTGAAGGGAAACTCGACGCCTTCGCACGGCTCGCAAAGCAAATCACTGAAAGCCGTGGTCATCTGACCAACGAGCAGATCGCCGAAGCACGCGCGGCCGGCATCAACGATGCCAAGATCATCGAGGTGATTGCACATGTGTCTTCGCAGACGCTGACCAACTATCTGAACAACGTCGCGTTGACCGATATCGACTTCCCGGCGATCAGCTAA
- a CDS encoding GTP 3',8-cyclase MoaA, translating into MIVDRQGRRFRNLRISLTSACNYACTYCVPNGKRLVAAQDELSAEAMARGVAYLIEAAGIERLRITGGEPLVSPKLEAFMTAIGQMGLQDISLTTNGQLLAKKLPLLVDAGIRRINVSLDTLDAGAFRSIARGGDLATVLDGMDQASAAGMKIKVNMVPLRGQNLDQVMPLLDYCLERGYELRFIELMRMGHLASDNNAFLQQFVSLQQLLSLIGDRYEYLQADAPVDATAVRYEIPGQGYFGVIANESVPFCRTCSRLRLSSTGWLHGCLSSSNRHYVGDLLDKPRHQALPALQRLLVKALGDKQEVAFSGGATVMKIIGG; encoded by the coding sequence ATGATCGTTGACCGTCAAGGCAGGCGTTTCCGCAATCTGCGAATCAGCCTGACCTCAGCCTGCAATTATGCGTGTACCTACTGCGTGCCCAACGGCAAGCGGTTGGTCGCTGCGCAGGATGAATTGTCGGCCGAAGCCATGGCACGCGGCGTTGCCTACCTGATCGAAGCGGCGGGGATCGAGCGACTGCGCATCACCGGCGGTGAGCCGCTGGTCAGCCCCAAACTCGAAGCCTTCATGACCGCCATCGGGCAGATGGGCCTGCAAGACATCAGCCTGACCACCAATGGTCAACTGCTGGCAAAAAAACTGCCCCTGCTGGTCGACGCCGGCATCCGGCGCATCAACGTTTCCCTCGATACCCTGGACGCCGGTGCATTCCGCAGCATTGCCCGTGGCGGTGATCTGGCGACGGTACTCGACGGCATGGACCAGGCCAGCGCCGCCGGTATGAAGATCAAGGTCAACATGGTGCCGTTGCGCGGGCAGAACCTCGATCAGGTGATGCCGCTGCTCGATTACTGCCTGGAGCGTGGCTATGAACTGCGCTTCATCGAGCTGATGCGCATGGGGCACCTGGCCAGTGACAACAACGCTTTTCTGCAACAGTTCGTCAGCCTTCAGCAGTTGCTGAGCCTGATCGGCGATCGCTATGAATATCTCCAGGCCGATGCTCCCGTCGACGCGACCGCGGTTCGCTATGAGATTCCGGGTCAGGGCTACTTCGGTGTGATCGCTAACGAAAGCGTTCCGTTCTGCCGCACCTGCTCGCGACTGCGCTTGTCGTCGACGGGCTGGCTGCATGGCTGTCTGTCGTCGAGCAACCGGCACTATGTCGGTGACTTGCTGGACAAGCCGCGCCATCAGGCGTTGCCGGCCTTGCAGAGACTGTTGGTGAAGGCCTTGGGTGACAAGCAGGAAGTGGCGTTTTCCGGTGGTGCGACTGTCATGAAGATTATCGGCGGCTGA
- a CDS encoding DNA polymerase III subunit delta' → MAEAYPWQDSLWQQLAGRKQHAHAYLLHGPAGIGKRALAERLMASLLCQRPTAQDACGECKSCLLLKAGSHPDNYILEPEEADKAIKVDQVRDLVSFVVQTSQMGGRKVVLIEPVESMNINAANALLKSLEEPSGDTVLLLVSHQTSRLLPTIKSRCVQQACPLPSEAMSLAWLAKALPDCSEEERIELLTLAAGSPLAAVNLQAQGVREQRALVVDGVKKLLKQQQSPTQLAEGWNAIPLLLLFDWFCDWSSLILRYQLTQDEEGLGLADMRKVIQYLAQKSAQDKVLNIQDWILAQRQKVMSKANLNRVLLLEALLVQWASLPTQK, encoded by the coding sequence GTGGCTGAGGCTTATCCGTGGCAGGACAGCCTCTGGCAGCAGCTCGCGGGTCGCAAGCAACATGCTCACGCCTATCTGCTGCATGGTCCGGCCGGGATCGGCAAACGCGCGTTGGCCGAACGGTTGATGGCCAGTTTGCTGTGCCAGCGCCCGACAGCCCAGGACGCCTGCGGTGAATGCAAATCCTGCCTGTTGCTGAAGGCCGGCAGCCATCCCGACAACTACATCCTGGAACCGGAAGAAGCCGACAAGGCAATCAAGGTCGATCAGGTGCGTGATCTGGTCAGCTTCGTGGTGCAGACCTCGCAGATGGGCGGCCGCAAAGTGGTGCTGATCGAGCCGGTCGAGTCGATGAATATCAACGCGGCCAACGCTCTGCTCAAAAGCCTTGAAGAGCCGTCCGGCGATACGGTTTTGTTGCTGGTCAGCCATCAGACCAGCCGTTTGTTGCCGACCATCAAGAGTCGTTGCGTGCAGCAAGCCTGCCCGCTGCCGAGCGAGGCCATGAGTCTGGCGTGGCTGGCGAAGGCGCTGCCGGACTGTTCCGAAGAAGAGCGCATCGAGTTGTTGACCCTCGCCGCCGGTTCGCCGCTGGCCGCTGTCAACTTGCAGGCCCAGGGTGTGCGCGAGCAGCGAGCGCTGGTGGTCGACGGTGTGAAGAAGTTGCTCAAGCAACAGCAATCGCCGACGCAACTGGCCGAAGGCTGGAACGCGATCCCGCTGTTGTTGCTGTTTGACTGGTTCTGCGATTGGTCGAGCCTGATCCTTCGTTATCAGCTGACGCAGGACGAAGAAGGGCTCGGACTGGCCGATATGCGCAAGGTGATTCAATACCTGGCGCAGAAATCCGCTCAGGACAAAGTGCTGAACATTCAGGACTGGATCCTCGCCCAACGCCAGAAAGTCATGAGCAAGGCCAACCTCAATCGGGTGCTGTTGCTGGAAGCGTTGCTGGTGCAATGGGCGTCATTGCCTACCCAGAAGTGA
- a CDS encoding site-specific integrase gives MSTNKKPRKASNDDDQTELDFIDGVHAADREDDQGGREDGFDADDDDGDDSDEQLDSEFQNDVEEAAEAELAALLEETGGHVKQRVGNLATKLEMYPGGAFPISQYSLYAEDIWTLFKNRFGSPRRINFVGMTQPMKELKKGMSYYVLPDFAPFGTIRSYVTSYFQASQFVLLERYLFGPNFLDGTPDSIALINHRMINKALDLAKAEGTAARHYHALFYMIRLWSSLSTQGLMPLGLALDIDMRKVDSIERRRDVMQHFAGSMSTWQPYSEDDLSELVEYALFWTEKAAPRLLDVVEYVREKKLDQTAKCTVVRYRVDTELEEKLNVKLEGKTLVEASRKSYDYEYTTHEQHVYSWLRSYCVSVDNVRNGIFVLLALITGLRAGELSSLKFDDIIKEGNGDYTIRVTRYKTADDPNVNGEVDFLPLPRFIGDKIEELKQLRSIYTLAAQGYIFQSTKSRKEMNKPTHNIVQFICRELGEATNVDRIHTHRFRKTIAEILINRNERNIDLIRHLFGHKSFAMTLKYIGRNPHLVRSVAQAIEQNYTAEFTELVSAVKNGASSGPNAIRLLDRIKARPDAFSGKQLKVTIFVYISHLLSSGEPLFIHRTAMGSYCLSTETYSSPDLPPCLEHMTGTVTNMLPNPTRCDISCKHAVVVEKAKHAIQDNVKFYSNMLEKAGDTLSERAKRMILKKIASNNEHLNNLETNKLENIDQRIPVKQVTA, from the coding sequence ATGAGCACGAATAAGAAGCCTCGAAAAGCATCCAACGACGACGACCAAACAGAACTCGATTTTATTGACGGCGTGCACGCCGCTGATCGCGAAGATGACCAGGGTGGGAGGGAGGATGGCTTCGACGCCGACGATGATGATGGCGACGATTCAGACGAACAGCTGGATTCTGAATTTCAGAACGATGTCGAAGAGGCCGCTGAAGCCGAGTTAGCGGCGTTGCTGGAAGAAACAGGCGGACATGTTAAGCAGCGCGTTGGCAACCTTGCGACAAAGCTCGAAATGTATCCAGGTGGAGCATTCCCGATCTCGCAGTACTCACTGTATGCAGAGGATATCTGGACGCTGTTTAAGAACCGGTTTGGTTCACCAAGGCGGATAAATTTTGTAGGCATGACACAGCCAATGAAAGAGCTGAAAAAGGGCATGTCGTATTATGTCCTACCTGATTTCGCTCCCTTTGGAACCATTCGAAGCTATGTGACCAGCTATTTTCAGGCGAGCCAGTTTGTTTTGCTTGAACGCTATCTGTTCGGGCCGAATTTCTTGGATGGCACACCAGATTCGATTGCGCTGATCAATCACCGAATGATCAACAAAGCGTTGGACCTTGCCAAGGCAGAAGGCACTGCCGCCCGTCACTACCACGCACTCTTCTACATGATTCGCCTGTGGAGTTCTTTGAGCACACAGGGCCTGATGCCATTGGGGCTCGCGCTGGATATCGATATGCGCAAAGTCGATAGTATCGAACGGCGTAGGGACGTGATGCAGCATTTCGCCGGCAGCATGAGCACCTGGCAGCCTTACTCTGAAGACGACCTGAGCGAATTGGTTGAGTACGCCCTTTTTTGGACGGAGAAAGCAGCACCCCGTCTCTTGGACGTCGTTGAGTATGTCAGAGAGAAAAAGCTAGATCAGACGGCGAAATGTACTGTGGTTAGGTATCGCGTTGATACCGAGCTTGAAGAAAAACTTAACGTCAAGCTTGAGGGTAAGACTCTAGTTGAAGCATCAAGGAAGAGCTACGACTACGAGTACACCACCCATGAACAGCACGTATATAGCTGGCTGCGCTCTTACTGTGTCAGTGTTGATAACGTACGGAACGGCATTTTCGTCCTCCTAGCGCTCATCACAGGCTTACGCGCAGGGGAGCTGAGTTCCCTGAAATTCGACGACATCATCAAGGAGGGAAACGGCGACTACACCATCCGTGTTACCCGCTATAAAACAGCTGACGATCCTAACGTTAACGGCGAAGTCGACTTCCTGCCATTGCCGCGCTTTATCGGTGACAAGATCGAGGAATTGAAGCAGCTCCGCTCGATATACACCCTCGCAGCGCAGGGCTACATTTTCCAATCGACCAAGAGTCGTAAGGAAATGAACAAGCCCACTCATAACATCGTCCAGTTTATCTGTCGCGAGCTTGGTGAGGCCACGAACGTTGATAGGATCCATACACACCGGTTCCGTAAAACGATCGCGGAGATCCTGATCAACCGCAACGAACGGAACATTGATCTCATCAGGCATTTGTTCGGCCACAAGAGCTTCGCGATGACGCTCAAGTACATCGGTCGCAACCCTCACCTCGTGCGCAGCGTGGCTCAGGCCATCGAGCAAAATTACACAGCTGAATTCACGGAGCTGGTCAGTGCTGTTAAGAACGGTGCCTCATCAGGCCCTAACGCTATCAGGTTGCTGGACCGCATCAAAGCTCGTCCGGACGCGTTTAGCGGCAAACAGCTGAAGGTGACAATCTTCGTTTACATCTCCCACCTGCTGTCCTCTGGCGAGCCTCTCTTCATCCACCGCACTGCGATGGGCAGCTACTGCCTCAGCACTGAAACCTACTCGTCGCCTGACCTCCCACCGTGCCTGGAGCACATGACTGGCACCGTCACCAATATGCTGCCTAATCCGACGCGCTGCGACATCAGTTGCAAGCATGCCGTTGTGGTCGAGAAGGCGAAGCATGCGATCCAGGACAACGTGAAGTTCTACAGCAACATGCTGGAAAAGGCTGGGGACACCCTGAGCGAACGGGCGAAGAGGATGATCCTCAAGAAGATCGCCAGCAACAACGAGCACCTGAACAACCTTGAGACCAACAAGCTCGAAAACATTGACCAACGAATCCCAGTCAAGCAGGTCACGGCATGA
- a CDS encoding TetR/AcrR family transcriptional regulator — protein sequence MHKEPRKVREFRRREQEILDTALKLFLDQGEDSVTVEMIADAVGIGKGTIYKHFKSKAEIYLRLMLDYERDLNELLHSADVDKDKEALSRAYFEFRMRDPQRYRLFDRLEEKVVKGNQVPEMIEELHKIRASNFERLTLLIKGRISEGKLEDVPPYFHYCASWALVHGAVALYHSPFWSNVLEDQEGFFQFLMDIGVRMGNKRKRDTDTPSS from the coding sequence ATGCATAAAGAACCTCGTAAGGTCCGTGAATTTCGTCGCCGTGAGCAAGAAATTCTCGATACCGCGCTCAAGCTGTTCCTCGACCAAGGTGAAGACAGTGTCACCGTCGAGATGATTGCTGATGCCGTCGGTATCGGCAAAGGCACGATTTACAAGCACTTCAAATCGAAAGCGGAGATCTATCTGCGCCTGATGCTCGATTACGAGCGCGATTTGAACGAGCTGTTGCATTCGGCAGACGTCGACAAGGACAAGGAAGCCCTGTCCCGGGCCTACTTCGAATTCCGCATGCGCGATCCGCAACGCTACCGCTTGTTCGATCGCCTCGAAGAAAAGGTGGTCAAGGGCAACCAGGTGCCGGAGATGATCGAGGAGCTGCACAAGATCCGCGCCTCGAACTTTGAACGCCTGACCCTGCTCATCAAGGGTCGCATCAGCGAAGGCAAGCTCGAAGACGTGCCCCCTTACTTCCATTACTGCGCGTCCTGGGCGCTGGTGCACGGGGCCGTGGCGCTGTATCACTCGCCGTTCTGGAGCAATGTGCTGGAAGATCAGGAAGGCTTCTTCCAGTTCCTGATGGACATCGGCGTACGCATGGGCAACAAGCGCAAGCGCGATACCGACACCCCGAGCAGCTGA
- a CDS encoding deoxynucleotide monophosphate kinase encodes MKKIIGLAAKARSGKDTAAAILLAHPEVAAFALADPLKAGCKALFGLTDSQAWDDTAKEKKLDAWGMSPREFFQHVGTEWFRDYDPLHWLKRADREINSPLPSPRQLTFQEAADPETPFALAAQSFFGLTDDQIWTAEGRDRDDEFWNLSPNSMVQLVKCMTMRDFLDFQNQREAHLQNTETAPSSQYIKPKINLENKDITIIKDIRFENEAEYIRNLGGDIWHIIRNNPEKVKKHSSEAGIKFHTGDILIENNGTLEEYKNAIHHAFSNLKENLATQ; translated from the coding sequence ATGAAAAAAATAATTGGCCTAGCTGCTAAGGCCCGATCCGGGAAGGACACAGCAGCAGCCATTTTATTGGCTCATCCCGAGGTTGCCGCGTTCGCTTTGGCCGATCCTTTGAAAGCTGGTTGCAAGGCTCTCTTCGGCCTCACCGATTCTCAAGCGTGGGATGATACCGCGAAAGAGAAGAAGCTGGATGCATGGGGAATGTCGCCTCGCGAATTCTTCCAGCACGTCGGAACGGAGTGGTTCCGCGACTACGATCCTTTGCATTGGTTAAAGCGAGCTGATCGTGAAATCAACAGCCCACTACCCTCCCCTCGCCAGCTGACTTTCCAAGAAGCTGCGGACCCAGAAACGCCTTTTGCTCTAGCCGCCCAATCTTTTTTTGGCCTGACCGACGACCAAATCTGGACCGCCGAAGGTCGAGATCGGGACGATGAATTCTGGAACCTGTCTCCGAACTCGATGGTCCAGTTGGTCAAATGCATGACCATGCGAGACTTTCTGGACTTTCAAAATCAACGTGAAGCCCACCTTCAAAACACCGAAACTGCACCAAGCAGTCAGTATATAAAGCCAAAAATCAATCTTGAGAATAAAGACATCACCATTATCAAAGACATCCGCTTTGAGAATGAAGCCGAGTATATAAGAAACTTAGGCGGCGACATCTGGCACATCATTCGAAACAACCCCGAAAAAGTTAAAAAACATTCTTCTGAAGCCGGAATTAAATTTCATACCGGTGATATTCTTATCGAAAACAATGGTACGCTAGAGGAATATAAAAACGCTATACACCATGCATTTTCAAATTTGAAAGAAAATCTGGCAACACAATAA
- a CDS encoding PilZ domain-containing protein — MNEAVNPGPRNGILSLTIKDKSVLYAAYMPFIKNGGLFIPTNKSYKLGDEVFMLLNLMDEPEKIPVAGKVAWITPKGAQGNRAAGVGVQFNDGDDTARSRIETHLAGALKSDRPTHTM; from the coding sequence ATGAATGAAGCCGTCAATCCTGGGCCGCGCAACGGTATTTTGTCCCTGACCATCAAGGACAAGTCCGTGCTATACGCAGCCTATATGCCATTCATCAAGAACGGTGGCCTGTTTATCCCGACCAACAAAAGCTACAAGTTGGGCGATGAGGTATTCATGCTGCTGAACCTGATGGACGAGCCGGAGAAGATTCCGGTGGCCGGCAAGGTCGCCTGGATCACGCCCAAAGGCGCTCAAGGCAACCGCGCCGCTGGCGTCGGCGTGCAGTTCAATGACGGCGACGATACCGCCCGCAGTCGAATCGAAACCCATCTGGCCGGAGCCCTGAAGTCCGACCGTCCCACCCATACGATGTAA
- a CDS encoding AraC family transcriptional regulator, producing the protein MDRLSTLLTHFGVNAGTFHSGAFCGITAFDGSQTHGHMHLLQAGEVHLKLADETELHITEPTLIFFPRPYRHRMTAKEGSGAQLVCASVEFNGGAGGALATALPDFLVLKLDEIPTLASTLQWLFDEAFEGTCGREAIMDRLFELLVILLLRHILASRNQQPGMMAGLADTRLSRPLNLMHAAPANAWSLAELSAAANMSRASFADHFKRIVGQSPGDYLVSWRISLAQKLLREGKPIALIAEEVGYESPSALARAFRRKTGVSPREWRDES; encoded by the coding sequence ATGGATCGTTTATCTACACTGCTTACACATTTCGGTGTAAACGCTGGCACCTTTCACAGCGGTGCGTTTTGCGGGATTACGGCATTCGATGGCAGCCAAACACATGGGCACATGCATCTGCTGCAAGCCGGTGAGGTTCACCTCAAGCTGGCCGATGAGACAGAGCTGCACATTACCGAACCAACTCTTATCTTTTTCCCCCGTCCTTACCGACATCGGATGACTGCCAAAGAAGGATCCGGCGCGCAGTTAGTCTGTGCATCGGTAGAGTTCAATGGGGGCGCGGGTGGTGCACTCGCTACGGCATTGCCGGATTTCCTCGTCTTGAAGCTGGATGAAATACCGACCCTGGCGAGCACATTGCAATGGTTGTTCGACGAGGCCTTCGAGGGTACCTGCGGTCGTGAAGCAATAATGGATCGTCTGTTCGAGCTATTGGTGATTCTGCTGCTTCGCCACATTCTGGCCAGTCGTAATCAGCAGCCTGGAATGATGGCCGGGCTGGCCGATACGCGTCTGTCACGCCCTCTCAACCTTATGCACGCTGCGCCGGCTAATGCTTGGAGTTTGGCCGAGCTTTCGGCAGCGGCCAATATGTCACGGGCCAGCTTTGCCGATCACTTCAAGCGAATTGTTGGGCAGTCGCCGGGCGATTATTTGGTGAGTTGGCGGATCAGTTTGGCGCAGAAACTTCTACGTGAGGGCAAGCCCATAGCGCTAATTGCCGAAGAAGTGGGTTACGAAAGCCCTTCAGCATTGGCTCGGGCGTTTCGTCGTAAAACAGGTGTCAGCCCACGAGAGTGGAGGGATGAAAGCTAG
- a CDS encoding DUF4823 domain-containing protein, translated as MRSLVLLLAVLALGGCMNVSDLAEGTRYHMSDAGLLDHSDSRRVNNLRIQPDSFVYIAQGAFAPPGSAVYPRPNVIAEVAFDGFIEYFPMVRRARAPEGLDQAMGEARAAGAHYLLYTRFAKSDDRIGNSDEWLDQEAVDRLGIDTGVIQIMLIETSTQYLIDTARIKSRGGLLTFHDKKPEDLMGPPLEQYARSLLGLSDQ; from the coding sequence ATGCGTAGCCTGGTTTTGCTGCTGGCCGTTTTGGCGCTTGGTGGCTGCATGAATGTCAGCGATCTGGCTGAAGGGACTCGCTACCACATGAGCGACGCGGGTCTGCTCGACCACAGCGATAGCCGCCGGGTGAACAATCTGCGCATTCAACCGGATTCGTTCGTCTATATCGCCCAGGGCGCCTTTGCACCGCCGGGCAGCGCGGTTTATCCGCGACCTAACGTGATCGCCGAAGTCGCGTTCGACGGCTTTATCGAATACTTCCCGATGGTCCGCCGTGCGCGTGCGCCGGAAGGCCTCGACCAGGCCATGGGCGAAGCCCGTGCGGCCGGTGCGCATTACCTGCTCTATACCCGTTTCGCCAAGTCTGACGACCGCATCGGCAACTCGGACGAATGGCTCGACCAGGAAGCCGTGGATCGCCTCGGTATCGACACCGGCGTGATTCAGATCATGTTGATCGAGACCAGCACCCAGTATTTGATCGATACTGCACGTATCAAGAGTCGTGGCGGTTTACTGACGTTCCACGACAAAAAGCCAGAAGACCTGATGGGCCCGCCGCTGGAGCAATACGCGCGTAGCCTGCTGGGGCTCAGCGACCAGTAA